In Aquamicrobium sp., a single genomic region encodes these proteins:
- a CDS encoding TetR/AcrR family transcriptional regulator, whose amino-acid sequence MKIATGENPPESAAFDFVELLEKRAATMRGRPKRVRTRARLLAAAAAELRARGYGGLTVDGICAAADMARGTFYLYYTDRTKIAVAIYRMFWTAVYQLRPRLRGRSLEERIRVTNAFYLALYARNAAFLAGQASLVRDRPDFAIWHDQMNHRWSLVVAANMPGDLPREEKVLRARALTAMADEMLSNIFTARTPSLRHWADHPERLADSLTAIWTRVVIDAGEN is encoded by the coding sequence ATGAAAATCGCGACGGGGGAAAACCCGCCTGAAAGCGCCGCCTTCGACTTCGTCGAGCTTCTGGAAAAGCGCGCGGCGACGATGCGCGGCCGGCCGAAGCGGGTGCGCACGCGGGCGCGGCTTCTTGCCGCCGCAGCGGCCGAGCTGAGGGCCAGGGGCTATGGCGGGCTGACCGTCGACGGCATCTGCGCCGCCGCCGACATGGCGCGCGGCACCTTCTATCTTTATTATACGGACCGCACGAAGATCGCGGTGGCGATCTACCGCATGTTCTGGACGGCGGTGTACCAGCTACGCCCGCGCCTGCGCGGCCGCAGCCTCGAGGAGCGCATCCGCGTCACCAACGCCTTCTATCTCGCGCTCTACGCGCGCAACGCCGCCTTCCTCGCCGGGCAGGCGTCGCTGGTGCGCGACCGGCCGGATTTCGCGATCTGGCACGACCAGATGAACCATCGCTGGTCGCTGGTCGTCGCCGCCAACATGCCGGGCGACCTGCCGCGCGAGGAGAAGGTGCTGCGCGCCCGCGCGCTCACGGCCATGGCCGACGAGATGCTCAGCAACATCTTCACCGCCCGCACGCCGAGCCTCAGGCACTGGGCCGACCATCCCGAACGGCTCGCCGATTCCCTGACCGCGATCTGGACGCGCGTCGTGATCGACGCGGGCGAGAACTGA
- a CDS encoding MaoC/PaaZ C-terminal domain-containing protein, with product MTNTEDKAGIETLNGLVGRESVSSWRVIDQETVDRYAAVSGDGEGEWIHLDPERAAREAPYGGTIVPGFLQVANLTRLFGETVTGFTGIDPNHALNYGFDRLRFVAPLPVGAPFRARIKVSEVRPHPAGGYVAKQDVVLEREDGKPTLAGEWLFYMGEKAFLDGAATPEG from the coding sequence ATGACGAACACCGAAGACAAGGCCGGCATCGAGACGTTGAACGGGCTGGTCGGGCGTGAAAGCGTCTCCTCCTGGCGCGTCATCGACCAGGAGACGGTCGACCGCTACGCCGCCGTCTCCGGCGACGGCGAGGGCGAGTGGATCCATCTCGATCCCGAGCGCGCCGCGCGCGAGGCGCCCTATGGCGGCACCATCGTCCCCGGCTTCCTCCAGGTCGCCAACCTGACACGGCTGTTCGGCGAGACCGTCACCGGCTTCACCGGCATCGACCCCAACCATGCGTTGAACTACGGCTTCGACCGCCTGCGCTTCGTCGCCCCGCTGCCGGTCGGCGCGCCGTTCCGCGCCCGCATCAAGGTCAGCGAGGTGCGCCCCCATCCCGCCGGCGGCTACGTCGCCAAGCAGGACGTCGTCCTCGAGCGCGAGGACGGCAAGCCGACGCTGGCCGGCGAATGGCTGTTCTATATGGGCGAGAAGGCCTTCCTCGACGGCGCGGCGACGCCGGAGGGCTGA
- a CDS encoding di-heme oxidoredictase family protein, whose protein sequence is MLGLGWAWAGDGNAFRDDLSGEDRERVAEVTAPAAVFDKAERFERRQAGAATSTKRVNANAFSHPSENLDFEGRQKFLLGNGLFRKDWVSSPSSTLASDGLGPLFNARSCQACHIKDGRGHPLAGHDDNAVSMLVRLSIPPTEEEEARIAEGFLAAAPDPVYSNQLQDMAVAGLPAEGRVRIDYEEMKIALAGGETATLRKPVLAITDPGYGPFHTGLMLSARIAPPMIGLGLLDAIHDADILAREDPDDADGDGISGRANRVRDHKGELKIGRFGWKAIQPSVKEQSAHAFLGDMGLSTPLLPQHFGECTEAQDACRAMPHGAQAHLGAEEVPGDLLDLVAFYSENLAVPARRKEGSPEVLAGKKAFYEAGCVSCHTPKYVTRRDAAEAAHRFQLIWPYTDLLLHDMGDGLADDRPEANADGREWRTPPLWGIGLSRTIHGEAAFLHDGRARTLLEAVLWHGGEAQGARERVVDMEPAERAALIRFLESL, encoded by the coding sequence ATGCTCGGCCTCGGTTGGGCATGGGCCGGCGACGGCAACGCCTTCCGCGACGACCTTTCCGGCGAGGACCGCGAGCGCGTCGCCGAGGTCACCGCCCCCGCCGCCGTCTTCGACAAGGCCGAGCGCTTCGAGCGCCGGCAGGCCGGCGCGGCGACCTCGACCAAGCGGGTCAACGCCAACGCCTTCTCGCACCCTTCCGAAAATCTCGATTTCGAGGGGCGGCAGAAATTCCTGCTCGGCAACGGCCTGTTCCGCAAGGACTGGGTGTCGTCGCCGTCCTCGACGCTGGCCTCGGATGGGCTGGGGCCGCTGTTCAACGCCCGCTCCTGCCAAGCCTGCCACATCAAGGACGGGCGCGGCCATCCCCTCGCCGGCCACGACGACAACGCGGTGTCGATGCTGGTGCGCCTCTCGATCCCGCCGACCGAGGAGGAGGAGGCGCGGATCGCCGAAGGCTTCCTCGCTGCCGCGCCCGATCCGGTCTACAGCAACCAGTTGCAAGACATGGCGGTGGCCGGCCTTCCCGCCGAGGGGCGGGTGCGGATCGACTATGAGGAGATGAAGATAGCGCTCGCCGGCGGCGAGACGGCGACGCTGCGCAAGCCCGTGCTCGCCATAACCGATCCCGGCTACGGGCCGTTCCATACCGGGCTGATGCTGTCGGCGCGGATCGCGCCGCCGATGATCGGCCTCGGCCTTCTCGACGCCATCCACGACGCCGACATTCTCGCCCGCGAGGACCCCGACGACGCCGACGGCGACGGCATTTCCGGCCGGGCCAACCGGGTGCGCGACCACAAGGGTGAGCTCAAGATCGGCCGCTTCGGCTGGAAGGCGATCCAGCCCAGCGTCAAGGAGCAGTCCGCCCACGCCTTCCTCGGCGACATGGGGCTGTCGACGCCGCTGCTGCCGCAGCATTTCGGCGAATGCACCGAGGCGCAAGACGCCTGCCGGGCGATGCCGCACGGCGCGCAGGCGCATCTCGGCGCCGAGGAGGTGCCGGGCGACCTGCTCGACCTCGTCGCCTTCTATTCGGAGAACCTCGCCGTGCCGGCCCGGCGCAAGGAAGGCAGCCCTGAGGTGCTGGCCGGCAAGAAGGCGTTCTACGAGGCGGGATGCGTCTCGTGCCACACGCCGAAATACGTCACCCGCCGCGACGCCGCTGAAGCCGCGCACCGCTTCCAGTTGATCTGGCCCTATACCGACCTTCTGCTGCACGACATGGGCGACGGCCTCGCCGACGACCGGCCCGAGGCCAATGCCGACGGGCGCGAATGGCGCACGCCGCCGCTCTGGGGCATCGGCCTGAGCAGGACCATCCATGGCGAGGCGGCGTTCCTGCATGACGGGCGGGCGCGCACGCTGCTCGAGGCGGTGCTGTGGCACGGCGGCGAGGCGCAAGGAGCGCGCGAGCGCGTCGTCGACATGGAGCCGGCCGAGCGCGCCGCGCTGATCCGCTTCCTGGAGTCGCTGTGA
- a CDS encoding imelysin family protein: MRRHLFKSALLATALTPLAVPAAFAATADDVLATYADIALAGYEDSLKTAQDLNAAVEALAATPTAETLAAARAAWLAARIPYQQTEAYRFGNAAVDDWEGKVNAWPLDEGLIDYVDASYGTESDENDYYVVNVIANPQLTVGGETIDATAITPELLASLHEIGGVEANVATGYHAIEFLLWGQDLNGTGPGAGERPHTDFDAAACTGGHCERRVAYLKAASELLVTDLQEMVEAWGADGAARKDVAGNGAEAGLATILTGLGSLSYGELAGERMKLGLLLNDPEEEHDCFSDNTHNSHYYDVRGIANVWRGDYARTDGTSVKGPSLADLVREKDAAAADELDGKIDASLAAFTRLKERAETVEAYDQMIGEGNAEGNAVVQAAIDALVDQTRSIERVIAALDLSGIEIEGSDSLDNPDAVFE, from the coding sequence ATGAGACGTCATCTTTTCAAGTCGGCGCTGCTCGCCACCGCGCTGACCCCGCTCGCCGTCCCGGCCGCCTTCGCGGCAACCGCCGACGACGTGCTCGCCACCTATGCCGACATCGCCCTTGCCGGCTATGAGGACAGCCTGAAGACCGCGCAGGACCTCAACGCCGCCGTCGAGGCGCTGGCCGCGACCCCCACGGCCGAGACGCTGGCCGCGGCGCGCGCGGCATGGCTCGCCGCCCGCATCCCCTACCAGCAGACCGAGGCCTACCGCTTCGGCAACGCCGCCGTCGACGACTGGGAGGGCAAGGTCAACGCCTGGCCGCTCGACGAGGGGCTGATCGACTATGTCGACGCCTCCTACGGCACCGAGTCGGACGAGAACGACTATTACGTCGTCAACGTCATCGCCAATCCGCAATTGACCGTCGGCGGCGAGACGATCGACGCCACCGCGATCACACCCGAGCTGCTGGCCTCGCTGCACGAGATCGGCGGCGTCGAGGCCAATGTCGCCACCGGCTACCACGCCATCGAGTTCCTGCTCTGGGGCCAGGACCTGAACGGCACCGGCCCCGGCGCGGGCGAGCGCCCCCATACCGATTTCGACGCCGCCGCCTGCACCGGCGGCCATTGCGAGCGCCGCGTCGCCTATCTCAAGGCCGCGTCCGAGCTTCTTGTCACCGACCTTCAGGAGATGGTCGAGGCATGGGGCGCGGACGGCGCGGCGCGCAAGGACGTCGCCGGCAACGGCGCGGAAGCCGGGCTCGCCACCATCCTCACCGGCCTCGGCTCGCTCTCCTATGGCGAGCTCGCCGGCGAGCGCATGAAGCTCGGCCTGCTGCTCAACGATCCCGAGGAGGAGCACGACTGCTTCTCCGACAACACGCACAACTCGCATTATTACGACGTGCGCGGCATCGCCAATGTCTGGCGCGGCGATTATGCCCGCACCGACGGCACCTCGGTCAAGGGGCCGAGCCTCGCCGACCTCGTGCGCGAGAAGGACGCGGCCGCCGCCGACGAGCTCGACGGCAAGATCGACGCCTCGCTCGCCGCCTTCACGCGGCTGAAGGAGCGCGCCGAGACCGTCGAGGCCTACGACCAGATGATCGGCGAGGGCAACGCTGAAGGCAACGCCGTGGTGCAGGCCGCCATCGACGCGCTGGTCGACCAGACGCGGTCGATCGAGCGGGTGATCGCGGCGCTCGACCTTTCCGGCATCGAGATCGAGGGGTCCGACAGCCTCGACAATCCCGACGCGGTGTTCGAATAG
- a CDS encoding imelysin family protein: MTRLAALALLGLLACYPARADPVPDDLGARVTDGYARPAAQAFTVAARETARLTGELCAVPGGESLGAARAAFAGLVPAWGGLSVLRFGPLQAENRYERLFFWPDPRGVIVRQVGVLLAGKDEAALAPGALAARSVAVQGLPALEFALHGAGAGDLETEAGGYRCRYALAVATNVADIAAAVEVGWDEAAPFHDDFAAPAAGNDLYRSQREVAGEIVKALGTALQFTRNAELLPPLGETPDKARGKRAPLWRSGLTFALAAARIEAAVALLDAAGFAGDAEARGAVETMRFDLAHAAEALRAVTTPAEDAFAPGEDRERIRYATVALDAANATLGEKLSAALGLTMGFNALDGD; encoded by the coding sequence ATGACCCGCCTCGCGGCCCTCGCCCTTCTCGGCCTCCTCGCCTGCTACCCGGCGAGGGCCGATCCGGTGCCCGACGACCTCGGCGCGCGCGTCACGGACGGCTACGCCCGCCCGGCGGCGCAGGCGTTCACCGTTGCCGCGCGCGAGACGGCGCGGCTGACGGGCGAGTTGTGCGCTGTGCCGGGCGGCGAAAGCCTCGGCGCGGCGCGCGCGGCCTTCGCCGGCCTCGTCCCGGCATGGGGTGGGCTGTCCGTGCTGCGGTTCGGTCCGCTGCAGGCCGAGAACCGCTACGAGCGGCTGTTCTTCTGGCCCGACCCGCGCGGCGTCATCGTCCGGCAGGTCGGGGTGCTGCTGGCCGGGAAGGACGAGGCCGCGCTGGCACCGGGCGCGCTGGCCGCGCGCAGCGTCGCCGTGCAGGGCCTGCCGGCGCTGGAGTTCGCGCTCCACGGCGCGGGCGCCGGGGACCTTGAAACCGAAGCGGGCGGCTATCGCTGCCGCTATGCGCTTGCCGTCGCCACGAATGTCGCCGACATCGCCGCCGCCGTCGAGGTCGGCTGGGACGAGGCGGCCCCGTTCCACGACGATTTCGCCGCGCCGGCGGCCGGGAACGACCTCTACCGCTCGCAGCGCGAGGTCGCGGGCGAGATCGTCAAGGCCCTCGGCACGGCGCTGCAATTCACCCGCAACGCCGAATTGCTGCCGCCGCTGGGCGAGACGCCCGACAAGGCCCGCGGCAAGCGCGCGCCGCTGTGGCGCAGCGGCCTGACCTTCGCGCTCGCCGCCGCCCGCATCGAGGCGGCGGTCGCGCTTCTCGACGCCGCCGGCTTCGCCGGCGACGCGGAAGCGCGCGGCGCGGTCGAGACCATGCGCTTCGACCTCGCCCATGCGGCCGAGGCGCTGCGCGCGGTGACGACGCCGGCCGAAGACGCCTTCGCGCCCGGCGAGGACCGCGAGCGCATCCGCTACGCCACGGTCGCGCTCGATGCGGCCAACGCCACGCTGGGCGAGAAGCTCTCGGCGGCACTCGGACTGACGATGGGATTCAATGCGCTCGACGGCGATTGA
- a CDS encoding enoyl-CoA hydratase/isomerase family protein, translating to MFRYEKADGIAVLTLDNPPVNVLTPEQHEELYHILKDFYSDPEVRCGIWTGAGERAFCAGDDVKSERTARTTAEIVDRHLTPRRAGDPAEYPGWEGEILALKRTKPMIAAVNGPCMGQGMIYLLLLTDLRIAVPTARFGMPEIAYGMPGAGGVTRLGRQIPQTAALWMALTGEAIDAEEARRCFLINEIVGPARLLARAKEIAGRIAALPPRAVRVEMETFYRALDLDRDTAMAFAGHMYQLVRATYDKTPPLAAKEK from the coding sequence ATGTTCAGATACGAGAAGGCGGACGGGATCGCGGTCCTGACGCTCGACAACCCGCCGGTCAACGTGCTGACGCCCGAGCAGCACGAGGAGCTCTACCACATCCTCAAGGATTTCTACTCCGACCCCGAGGTGCGCTGCGGCATCTGGACCGGCGCGGGCGAGCGCGCCTTCTGCGCCGGCGACGACGTCAAGAGCGAGCGCACCGCGCGCACCACCGCCGAGATCGTCGACCGGCACCTGACCCCCCGCCGCGCCGGCGACCCGGCCGAATATCCCGGCTGGGAGGGCGAGATCCTGGCGTTGAAGCGCACCAAGCCGATGATCGCCGCCGTCAACGGCCCGTGCATGGGCCAGGGCATGATCTATCTCCTGCTCCTCACCGATTTGCGCATCGCGGTGCCGACCGCGCGCTTCGGCATGCCCGAGATCGCCTACGGCATGCCCGGGGCCGGCGGCGTCACCCGCCTCGGCCGGCAGATTCCCCAGACCGCGGCGCTGTGGATGGCGCTGACCGGCGAGGCCATCGACGCCGAGGAGGCGCGGCGCTGCTTCCTGATCAACGAGATCGTCGGGCCGGCGCGGCTGTTGGCGCGGGCCAAGGAGATCGCCGGGCGCATCGCCGCGCTGCCGCCGCGCGCCGTGCGCGTCGAGATGGAGACCTTCTACCGCGCGCTCGACCTCGACCGCGACACCGCCATGGCCTTCGCCGGCCACATGTACCAGCTCGTGCGCGCCACCTACGACAAGACGCCGCCGCTGGCCGCCAAGGAGAAGTGA
- a CDS encoding ABC transporter ATP-binding protein, with the protein MSQERAPVRFQNVTRRFGSVTALDDFSLDIAAGEFITLLGPSGSGKTTALNILAGFDRASAGEVFIGERAVGALPPEKRNVGMVFQSFALFPHMSVFENVAFPLRMRKVPSAEVKVRAEKALEMVQLGGYGARRPAALSGGQRQRVALARAVVAEPPVLLMDESLSALDLKLREDLQEEIRRLHRELGTTVVFVTHDQGEALSLSDRIALMNRGRICQLDAPGALYDRPASRFVADFIGRTNIVPVDGGHAGAIGLAGVGAEVVALSLRPEKLRRTAGTDAPGFEATVQDIAFRGSTMELRLRAASGLTLRMSEPRAGALAPPALGETIRIGFAPEDATPLYE; encoded by the coding sequence ATGAGCCAGGAAAGAGCGCCCGTCCGGTTCCAGAACGTGACCCGCCGCTTCGGCAGCGTCACGGCGCTCGACGATTTCTCGCTCGACATCGCCGCCGGCGAGTTCATCACCCTTCTCGGGCCGAGCGGGTCGGGCAAGACGACGGCGCTCAACATCCTCGCCGGCTTCGACCGCGCCAGCGCCGGCGAGGTGTTCATCGGCGAGCGCGCGGTCGGCGCGCTGCCGCCGGAAAAGCGCAATGTCGGCATGGTGTTCCAGAGCTTCGCGCTGTTCCCGCATATGAGCGTGTTCGAGAACGTCGCCTTCCCGCTGCGCATGCGCAAGGTGCCGTCCGCCGAGGTGAAGGTGCGCGCCGAGAAGGCGCTGGAGATGGTCCAGCTCGGCGGCTACGGCGCGCGCCGGCCGGCGGCGCTGTCCGGCGGCCAGCGCCAGCGCGTGGCGCTTGCGCGCGCGGTCGTCGCCGAGCCGCCGGTGCTGCTGATGGACGAGAGCCTTTCCGCGCTCGACCTGAAGCTGCGCGAGGACCTTCAGGAAGAGATCCGCCGGCTGCATCGCGAGCTCGGCACCACGGTCGTCTTCGTCACCCACGACCAAGGCGAGGCGCTGTCGCTGTCCGACCGCATCGCGCTGATGAACAGGGGCCGCATCTGCCAGCTCGACGCGCCCGGCGCGCTCTACGACCGGCCGGCGAGCCGCTTCGTCGCCGATTTCATCGGCCGCACCAACATCGTGCCGGTCGACGGCGGCCACGCCGGAGCCATCGGGCTGGCCGGGGTCGGCGCCGAGGTCGTGGCGCTCAGCCTGCGGCCGGAGAAGCTGCGCCGGACGGCCGGCACGGACGCGCCCGGCTTCGAGGCAACCGTACAGGACATCGCCTTCCGCGGCTCGACCATGGAGCTGCGCCTGCGCGCGGCATCCGGCCTGACGCTGCGCATGTCCGAGCCGAGGGCCGGCGCGCTGGCGCCGCCCGCGCTCGGCGAGACGATCCGCATCGGCTTCGCGCCGGAAGACGCGACGCCGCTTTACGAATGA
- a CDS encoding ABC transporter permease, producing the protein MRFANRLTLLPAVLLALAMFAVPVGFVLAEAVFTPELSLAHFERFFARPAYLSIFRNTLFVSAVVAGICLVLGYPMALFIVSQPPRRRPLLLFLVLVPLWMSILVRTYAWMVVLGREGIVNGALQWLGLIGEPLTLMFTTGAVYVAMVQILLPIMVVTCYTAMTEIDPGLVRAARVCGASPFAAFRKVFLPLSLEGAVTGWSVIFILSMGFFIVPALVGGRRDVLLGNMIVNQVGQANWGFAGALAIVLLVSTVLLLALVRLIIGRFLYSPREMQA; encoded by the coding sequence ATGCGCTTCGCCAACCGTCTCACCCTTTTGCCCGCCGTGCTGCTGGCGCTCGCGATGTTCGCGGTGCCGGTGGGGTTCGTGCTGGCCGAGGCGGTGTTCACGCCTGAGTTATCGCTGGCGCATTTCGAGCGGTTCTTCGCGCGCCCGGCCTATCTTTCCATCTTCCGCAACACGCTGTTCGTCTCGGCCGTGGTGGCGGGCATCTGCCTCGTCCTCGGCTATCCGATGGCGCTGTTCATCGTCAGCCAGCCGCCGCGGCGCAGGCCGTTGCTGCTGTTCCTCGTCCTCGTGCCGCTGTGGATGAGCATCCTCGTGCGCACCTATGCCTGGATGGTGGTGCTCGGCCGCGAGGGCATCGTCAACGGCGCGCTGCAATGGCTCGGCCTGATCGGCGAGCCGCTGACGCTGATGTTCACCACCGGCGCGGTCTATGTCGCCATGGTGCAGATCCTGCTGCCGATCATGGTCGTCACCTGCTACACGGCGATGACCGAGATCGACCCCGGGCTGGTGCGCGCCGCGCGCGTGTGCGGCGCCTCGCCCTTCGCCGCCTTCCGCAAGGTGTTCCTGCCGCTGAGCCTCGAGGGCGCGGTCACAGGCTGGTCGGTGATCTTCATCCTGTCGATGGGCTTCTTCATCGTGCCGGCGCTGGTCGGCGGCCGCCGCGACGTGCTGCTCGGCAACATGATCGTCAACCAGGTCGGCCAGGCCAACTGGGGCTTCGCCGGGGCGCTGGCGATCGTCCTCCTCGTCTCGACCGTGCTGCTCTTGGCGCTGGTACGCCTCATCATCGGCCGCTTTCTCTATTCGCCGCGGGAGATGCAGGCATGA
- a CDS encoding ABC transporter substrate-binding protein, which produces MRKLTRRTLLAAAAALPLAAGVAVAQDVEITYAGSGGGLAQVMDMLFDKPFTEATGIRVKALATTDRVSAMRAMMQAGNPIWDVAELTPIEYATASIEGWLEPMDWDVIDPNGLQPPEARLPDGGIAATYSTILAQRTDKLPEGRKMTSWADFWNVEAFPGPRALQDSVMENLEFALLADGVEIKDLYTVLATEEGVDRAFAKLDEIKPHVVSFWSAGAQPVQMLSDGEVAFTTAWNGRITQLKAEGVPVETVWNGGAIKPSYVGILKGTKHKKEAEQYVAFMIGDPVRGAEFAKLVAYPSMVKGLYDHIDPEAGREMPTHPDNIAGQFVVDAVFWARNMDALQERWQEWLLD; this is translated from the coding sequence ATGAGGAAGTTGACGAGAAGAACCCTGCTTGCCGCGGCAGCCGCGCTGCCGCTCGCCGCCGGCGTGGCGGTGGCGCAGGATGTGGAGATCACCTATGCCGGGTCCGGCGGCGGGCTGGCGCAGGTGATGGACATGCTGTTCGACAAGCCGTTCACGGAAGCGACCGGCATCCGCGTCAAGGCGCTGGCCACCACGGACCGCGTCTCGGCCATGCGCGCGATGATGCAGGCCGGCAACCCGATCTGGGACGTCGCCGAGCTGACCCCAATCGAGTACGCTACCGCCTCGATCGAGGGCTGGCTGGAGCCGATGGATTGGGACGTCATCGACCCGAACGGGCTTCAGCCGCCCGAGGCGCGGCTGCCCGACGGCGGCATCGCCGCAACCTATTCCACGATCCTCGCCCAGCGCACCGACAAGTTGCCCGAAGGCAGGAAGATGACGTCGTGGGCTGATTTCTGGAACGTCGAGGCGTTTCCCGGGCCGCGCGCGCTTCAGGATTCGGTGATGGAGAACCTCGAATTCGCGCTCCTTGCCGACGGCGTCGAGATCAAGGACCTCTACACCGTCCTCGCCACCGAGGAAGGCGTCGACCGCGCCTTCGCCAAGCTCGACGAGATCAAGCCGCACGTCGTCTCCTTCTGGTCGGCCGGCGCCCAGCCGGTGCAGATGCTGTCCGACGGCGAAGTCGCCTTCACCACGGCGTGGAACGGCCGCATCACCCAGCTGAAGGCGGAAGGCGTGCCCGTCGAGACGGTCTGGAACGGCGGCGCGATCAAGCCGTCCTATGTCGGCATCCTGAAGGGCACCAAGCACAAGAAGGAAGCCGAGCAGTATGTCGCCTTCATGATCGGCGACCCGGTGCGCGGCGCCGAATTCGCCAAGCTCGTCGCCTATCCGAGCATGGTGAAGGGTCTTTACGACCACATCGATCCGGAGGCGGGCCGCGAGATGCCGACCCACCCCGACAACATCGCCGGCCAGTTTGTCGTGGACGCCGTGTTCTGGGCCAGGAACATGGATGCGCTCCAGGAGCGCTGGCAGGAATGGCTGCTCGACTGA
- a CDS encoding ABC transporter permease — MKTRLLPAFLFALGVLFLFFPILIVAPMSFSGDRFLGFPPKSWGFIWYEAYFSDPVWLAATWRSLRVAAMAGLIAALAGTAGVVGLAKLPTRWRAGVTGLLLAPAIVPNVIVALGVFILALRFGSTDSEATLVLAHAAIGLPFVVMIVGAAYRQTDPTLEKAARVFGAGPLRAFWTATVPPLAPAILAAFIFAFFVSFDELVIALFLMGGSETLPVRIWNDLRFEINPTIAAISTFFVVVTALAMGLAESLRARATRRQGNH, encoded by the coding sequence ATGAAGACGCGCCTTCTCCCCGCCTTCCTCTTCGCCCTCGGCGTGCTGTTCCTGTTCTTCCCGATCCTGATCGTCGCGCCGATGTCGTTCAGCGGCGACCGCTTCCTCGGCTTCCCGCCGAAGAGCTGGGGCTTCATCTGGTACGAGGCCTATTTCTCCGATCCCGTCTGGCTCGCCGCGACGTGGCGCTCGCTGCGCGTCGCCGCCATGGCCGGGCTGATCGCGGCGCTGGCCGGCACGGCCGGCGTCGTCGGCCTTGCGAAACTGCCGACGCGCTGGCGCGCCGGCGTCACCGGGCTGCTGCTCGCGCCCGCCATCGTGCCCAACGTCATCGTCGCGCTCGGCGTCTTCATCCTGGCGCTGCGCTTCGGCTCGACCGACAGCGAGGCGACGCTGGTGCTGGCCCATGCCGCCATCGGCCTGCCCTTCGTGGTGATGATCGTCGGCGCGGCCTACCGCCAGACCGACCCGACGCTGGAGAAGGCGGCGCGCGTGTTCGGCGCCGGGCCGCTGCGCGCCTTCTGGACGGCGACGGTGCCGCCGCTCGCCCCGGCCATTCTCGCCGCCTTCATCTTCGCCTTCTTCGTCTCGTTCGACGAGCTGGTGATCGCGCTGTTCCTGATGGGCGGCTCGGAAACGCTGCCGGTGCGGATCTGGAACGATCTGCGCTTCGAGATCAACCCGACGATCGCGGCGATCTCCACCTTCTTCGTCGTCGTCACCGCGCTGGCCATGGGGCTGGCGGAATCCTTACGCGCCCGCGCAACCAGAAGACAGGGAAACCACTGA